The genome window CCTGGAAGATATCAGTTCGATCAACTGGAGCTCCGGCTCCGAAGGCGCACCGAAAAGCGTGCCTCTGTCCAGATAGCTTTTGACTGCATTGATGACTTCCTCGCAGGCATGTCCTGCCACCATCGGCCCATATGCCATGCAGTAGTCGATATATTCATTTCCGTCGGCGTCTTTTATTTTGCTGCCCTTTGCACTTTCTATAAAGAGCGGATTGGGCATGAACGCCCTGACGGGACTGGACACTCCTCCGGGCGTGACCTTGAGGGCACGTTCGAATAATTCTGAAGAGCGGTCTTTCATATCAAATCAATTTCCTCGCTGCTTCCTCTGCAAAATATGTGATGATTATATCTGCACCTGCCCGCTTTATTCCGAGAAGGGATTCCATCATCACACGGTCCTCATCTATCCAGCCATTCCTTGCGGCCGCTTTTATCATGGCATACTCGCCCGATACCTGGTAAGCGGCCAGCGGGAGATCGAACATTTCGGCCGCGTCGCGTACGATGTCGAGATACGGCCCGGCCGGCTTTACCATTATGATGTCTGCGCCTTCCTCGATATCGAGCTCTATCTCCCTGATCGCTTCCTTCCTGTTACCGCAGGGCATCTGGTATCCGGCGCGGTCCCCGTGGCCGGGCGCGCTGCATGCCACGTCTCTGAAGGGGCCGTAATACGCACTGTAGAATTTTGCGCTGTACGCCATTATCGGAATTTCTTTGAACCCGGCATCGTCAAGTGCTGTACGGATAGCGGATATCTGGCCGTCCATCATTCCGCTGGGGGCTATGATGTCCGCACCGGCGGCGGCCTGCGAAACTGCGGTTTTGGCATAAAGTTCCAAAGTCTCGTCGTTCTTCACCCAGCCGCTTTTATCCAAAATGCCGCAGTGACCGTGGTCTGTGTACTCGCATAAGCAAAGGTCTGCTATCACGAGAATGTCCGAATTCTCCTTGATCCCGCATATGGCTTTCTGGACCACGCCATCCACGGCGTAAGCGCCCGAACCTTGGGGGTCTTTCTCGGCAGGGACTCCGAAAACCAGAACAGAGTTGACACCTGAACTCTGTATTCCGGACGCAATTCCGTCATATCCGCCAAGCGGGAACGTCCTGACACCGGGCATCGAGTCGTTGATCTTCACTTTGGATAGTTTCTCGTCAAAGAATATCGGCAGCACGAACTCGTCCTGGTGCAGCCTTGTCTCTGCTGTGAGGTCTCTTACTCTCTTGTTCTTCCTCATCCTTCTCATGCGCACATTTGGATACATTTTCATTTACTCCGAACAGTTCAGCAACGGTGTCGCAGATATCCCCGCGGCCGTTCCTCGACGCTTTCCTGAGGTTGCGATACACCTCAGCGGTTATTTTGTTTACCAGCGCCCTAGACATATCGTCAAGGACCTTGCGGGTATCGATACATTTAGACCTGGATATTGCGGTTTCGAGCTCCCCGTCACGGATACCGGAAAGCTTGAGGCTTATCATGCGGATAACTTCATCGGCATCGTGCTCCCTCTGCTCCGCATCGATCTTTGCAAGCTCTTGCCCTAAGATCTTCTCGGCTTCGTTAACCTCGTTCCTGCGCCTGTTGGCGTTCTCCATTGCTATGCGTTCCAGGGAATCCATGGTGTCCAGTTCGACATTTGCCACTTCGGCCACGTCCTCCGACACGTTCCTTGGGAGCGATACGTCGATGATCAACAGCCTTTTATCGGAACGGCGCGACATTACCTCCTCTACGTGCTCGCGTCTCAACACCGCATGCGGTGCAGAGGTTGCGACTAGCACGAGGTCGCTGAACTCCATCGCTTCTATCCTGCGGCTCATGGGTATGGCCACGCCGTTGAGTGCCGCGGCCAGTTCGTTGGCGCGCTCGAATGTCCTGTTTGAAACGAATATTGTATTGGGGTTCTTCCCGATTAGATTTTTTGCTATCACCGTCGCCGTATCCCCGGCCCCCAGGATAGTTATGTTTTTTCCGTCCAGAGTGCCCAATTTTCTTGTGGCGAGCTCCACCGCCGCCGAACCGACAGATACGGCGCCCTTGTTCAGGGCCGTCTCTGACCTTACGCGCTTGCCGACCGCGAGGGTGCGGTCGAAAAGATGAGACATTATTTTTCCAACGTGGCCTTCCTCTCTCGCCTTAGCATAGGCCATCTTGATCTGGTGCTGTATCTCGTTCTCGCCCACAATGAGCGAGTCGAGTCCGCAGACGACCCTGAACAGATGGCCGATACTGTCCGCGTCCTCCAATATATATGTCATTTTCCTGGTGTCGTAGGGGAAGATCTTCCGTATCATCCCGAGAAATTCTTCGACCGCGTCCTCGTTATCATCCGTCGCTGCGTATAATTCGAATCGGTTGCATGTACTGATTATTACATACTCCTGCACTGACGATATGTTCGAAATCATAGAGCTGATCCCGTTTCCGAGTTTCGGGACTATGTCGTGCAGGCATTCTGTGCCGTCCGCAGATTCGTGGGTGGCATGAAGGCTCACAATCATTTCAGGCCTCCTTCTTTCTTGGCAGCATAAAATGCTCCTTCCTCATCGCCCGAACGCAACAGATTCCATATGTCCGAGTCGTTGATAATTCGTTCCAACGCTTCGGCCCTTTCCGGCTGTGATTTTATCTGCTCCATGACCGAGGGCCTCAGTTTTACAAGCAGTACGAGCATCTTTTCATATGAATTGTCAAGAAAATTATCAATCTGGGTCATTACATAGGGTGGAAATGAGGGGGCGCGTCCCTCTGACGACACGGCAACGGTGAAACCTCCCCTGCGCAGTGTAGAAGGTATAAGGACATCTCCTCCGCCGTGGGCGGAGTTCACCGGAATGCCTTTTTCCATGGCAATGTCCCGTATCGTCCCGTTAAGGGCCTTTGAACTTGTTGCGGCGATCACCATTTCTGCGCCGTCCATGAATGACCCTGCATTTTCCGCTGTAACGGTGGACCTGACGAAAGTCTCCGCAACCGCGGCTATCTCAGGGAGCATCTCCTCGGCTATGACCTTTATCCTGAACCCGTCGAAATGCCTGCATTTCCTCAGCGATACGTTGCCTCCGCCGAACACCACTATCTTCCGTCCGGCCGGGACCAGGAACACAGGGACCATCCTGCCGCCTTCTGACATCGATGGAGTTAGAACGTTACTGATATTCAATAGTTGGGTCATATATCCAACCGCATTTTTCCCTACGTCTGCTTCATATTTTCATGAACAGCGGTTCATGCCTTGTTCAGAGCCTGATCCAGGTCGGCTATTATGTCATCTATGTGCTCGCATCCTATCGAAAGACGGATGGTCGACGGTGTTATTCCTTGCTCCACCAGCTCCTTTTCTGAAAGCTGGGAGTGGGTGGTGCTTGCCGGGTGTATCACCAGCGACTTGACGTCCGCCACGTTAGCAAGAAGGGAAAACAGCTCCATGCTGTCCGCGAACCTTTTCGCCTCGGTCTTTCCGCCCTCGATCTCGAACGTGAATATCGATCCTGCCCCGTTTGGGAAATACGTCTTATAGAGGGCGTGGTCAGGATGGTTTTTGAGCATCGGGTGATTAATCTTTCTGACCTTCGGGTGCTTTGACAGAAATTCTATGACCTTCTCTGTATTCTCGACCTGTCTTTCGACCCTGAGCGAAAGGGTCTCGAGCCCTTGCAGCAAAAGAAAAGCGTTCATCGGCGAAATGCATGCGCCCATATCCCTGAGTATTATCGCCCTCATCCTAGTGCAGAACGGTGCCTCGGGACTGTCCCTTGCAAAGCTCATGCCGTGGTAGCTTGGATTGGGATCGGCGAGCCCCGGAAACCTTCCCTGCGTATAGTCGAACTTCCCCGATTCAATCACGACCCCGCCGAGGGCCGTACCGTGG of Methanomassiliicoccaceae archaeon contains these proteins:
- the hemB gene encoding porphobilinogen synthase, which encodes MRKNKRVRDLTAETRLHQDEFVLPIFFDEKLSKVKINDSMPGVRTFPLGGYDGIASGIQSSGVNSVLVFGVPAEKDPQGSGAYAVDGVVQKAICGIKENSDILVIADLCLCEYTDHGHCGILDKSGWVKNDETLELYAKTAVSQAAAGADIIAPSGMMDGQISAIRTALDDAGFKEIPIMAYSAKFYSAYYGPFRDVACSAPGHGDRAGYQMPCGNRKEAIREIELDIEEGADIIMVKPAGPYLDIVRDAAEMFDLPLAAYQVSGEYAMIKAAARNGWIDEDRVMMESLLGIKRAGADIIITYFAEEAARKLI
- the hemA gene encoding glutamyl-tRNA reductase is translated as MIVSLHATHESADGTECLHDIVPKLGNGISSMISNISSVQEYVIISTCNRFELYAATDDNEDAVEEFLGMIRKIFPYDTRKMTYILEDADSIGHLFRVVCGLDSLIVGENEIQHQIKMAYAKAREEGHVGKIMSHLFDRTLAVGKRVRSETALNKGAVSVGSAAVELATRKLGTLDGKNITILGAGDTATVIAKNLIGKNPNTIFVSNRTFERANELAAALNGVAIPMSRRIEAMEFSDLVLVATSAPHAVLRREHVEEVMSRRSDKRLLIIDVSLPRNVSEDVAEVANVELDTMDSLERIAMENANRRRNEVNEAEKILGQELAKIDAEQREHDADEVIRMISLKLSGIRDGELETAISRSKCIDTRKVLDDMSRALVNKITAEVYRNLRKASRNGRGDICDTVAELFGVNENVSKCAHEKDEEEQESKRPHSRDKAAPGRVRAADIL
- a CDS encoding bifunctional precorrin-2 dehydrogenase/sirohydrochlorin ferrochelatase — its product is MSEGGRMVPVFLVPAGRKIVVFGGGNVSLRKCRHFDGFRIKVIAEEMLPEIAAVAETFVRSTVTAENAGSFMDGAEMVIAATSSKALNGTIRDIAMEKGIPVNSAHGGGDVLIPSTLRRGGFTVAVSSEGRAPSFPPYVMTQIDNFLDNSYEKMLVLLVKLRPSVMEQIKSQPERAEALERIINDSDIWNLLRSGDEEGAFYAAKKEGGLK